A region from the Hydra vulgaris chromosome 10, alternate assembly HydraT2T_AEP genome encodes:
- the LOC136086049 gene encoding THAP domain-containing protein 3-like: MPKKCCVVGCRSNYKRKIEECSSNSNHVTYKTVFSFPDSNQLDLRNCWIKFVNRADWSPTENSVICIDHFEDKYLKRGKRITLNYCENPIPTIITNQNILSKPSLIQSTSAFRKPPAVRIYSHPFLDETYDFRKHDTIKSIIDLNESFCPAGFSFKLV, translated from the coding sequence ATGCCAAAAAAGTGTTGTGTTGTTGGTTGTAGAAGTAATTATAAGCGAAAGATTGAAGAATGTTCCAGTAACAGCAACCACGTAACATACAAAACTGTGTTTAGTTTTCCTGATAGCAATCAGTTAGATCTTCGAAATTGTTGGATTAAGTTTGTCAACCGAGCTGATTGGAGCCCCACAGAAAACTCAGTTATATGTATCGATCATTTTGaagataaatatttgaaaagaggTAAACGTATAACATTGAATTATTGCGAAAATCCTATACCAACAATTATTACCAACCAAAACATCCTATCAAAGCCATCTTTAATTCAATCAACCTCAGCTTTTCGTAAGCCCCCTGCAGTTCGTATATATTCTCATCCTTTTCTCGATGAAACATACGATTTTAGAAAACATGATACAATTAAAAGCATTATAGATcttaatgaaagtttttgtcCAGCaggattttcatttaaactagTTTGA